The Desulfovibrio porci DNA segment CTGGGGCTTGCCCGTTTTCCCCTGGACGGCGCGAATTTTGACGAACTCTACAGAAAAGCCGACCTGGCGCTCTACGAGGCCAAGCGGCGAGGCCGCGACCGCTTCGTCATCTATCATCCGGACCTGGAGGAGTAGGGGGCGGTTTCAATCCAAGCTTCCGGGCGGATGCCTTTTCGCGGCATTCGCCGCGACGCTGAAACGCCGTGCCCGCACGGCGTTTTTTCATGTTTCGCTGTTTTCAGCGCATAAAAACGCGCGGAGCCTTTTCCATGAGGCGGTCCGCTTTTTCTCCCGCTTTGTCATGTTTGCATGACAATTGTCATTTTTTTCTGAAAAGCGCATCCGTTCAGCTTGTGCTCTTTTTCTCTTATCCCTTGAAATCACAATTATTTTTAAAAGCGTGTTGCTGGCATGCCAATTGCTTAATTTGTTCCAGCAATCCCGTTTCATTGGAAAAAACTTTCAACCCCGGCCGCGCGTCTCCATGGGGGAGGCGGACGGCAGAGGCGCCGCAGACTTGGTGAACGCTTTTGGCCGAAAGCGCCGACAGCGGCATATGCGGCGTTACCGGGTTGGGAGAGCGCTTTTTTCTGTTCCCGGCCGCGCGGGCGGCCGTACCATCAGCCAGGAGAAAAGCCCATGCCGTATCCTCGAAAACGCGTCTGGATTATGGGCGGCATAATCCTTGTGGCGTGCGTCGTCTTGGCGGGTGCGGGGGTGTCCTACACTTCCGGCACGGAATTCTGTCTGTCATGTCATGAAATGCGCGTTTACCAGGATGAGCTCAAGCTCTCGTCCCATGCCAAGGATGCCCAGGGCAAAGAGATTTCCTGTTCCCAATGCCACATCCCCTCGGGCAATCTGGCGCGCATGCTGGGGGCCAAGGCCTGGCTGGGTCTGAAGGACCTCTGGATGCACAACATTGACGGCGGGACGGACCTGGACCGGGCCGCCATGCAGCCCGTGGCCCGCCGCTTCACCGACGACGCCAACTGCCGCGCCTGCCATCAGGACCTGAGCAAA contains these protein-coding regions:
- a CDS encoding cytochrome c3 family protein, with translation MPYPRKRVWIMGGIILVACVVLAGAGVSYTSGTEFCLSCHEMRVYQDELKLSSHAKDAQGKEISCSQCHIPSGNLARMLGAKAWLGLKDLWMHNIDGGTDLDRAAMQPVARRFTDDANCRACHQDLSKNAKNDGPVSKEGKLAHDNYEGKNGQARSGCVGCHQNLAHLPVFDERIPHNRKFAQKLKESRS